In Candidatus Eisenbacteria bacterium, the following proteins share a genomic window:
- the add gene encoding adenosine deaminase, which yields MGASSGKKADGSKITLSRLKKLPKVELHRHLEGSVRPETIFEIGSRLGLELPASTAAELRRSLYIKEPGLPFREILGRFDLAQRCLAGREEIERIAFEVAEDAFRDNILLLELRFSPAYAAQGHRIDWSTMLDAVRAGAGKASRQYGTAIGIILISSRDLGVEACRKTVDLAIESRESVVGIDLAGEEEGWPCEMFSREFMRAKEAGLKITVHAGELGSSRDMRDAVEKLGADRIGHGLKAADDEDLMDFLAEKGVTLELCPTSNMVTGAARTPDEYPLRKFIGKGVKITINADDPEIFGITLSHEYEFAIRTLGLLPNEVSGTIGTALASSFVKDEDKARVRTKILA from the coding sequence ATGGGTGCAAGTTCGGGAAAGAAGGCTGATGGCAGCAAGATTACTCTCAGCAGACTCAAGAAACTGCCCAAGGTGGAGCTTCACAGGCATCTCGAAGGCTCCGTCAGACCTGAGACGATTTTCGAAATCGGCAGCAGGCTCGGTCTGGAACTTCCCGCATCGACTGCCGCAGAACTGAGGAGGTCCCTTTACATAAAGGAACCAGGGCTTCCTTTCAGAGAAATTCTGGGCAGGTTTGACCTTGCGCAGAGGTGCCTCGCTGGCAGAGAGGAGATTGAACGCATCGCTTTCGAGGTTGCTGAGGACGCGTTCAGAGACAATATCCTCCTCCTTGAGCTCAGGTTCAGTCCGGCCTACGCGGCTCAGGGGCACAGAATTGACTGGAGCACAATGCTGGATGCAGTCCGGGCCGGAGCGGGGAAGGCATCGAGACAATACGGAACAGCCATAGGAATTATTCTCATTTCGTCGCGGGATCTCGGAGTTGAAGCATGCAGAAAAACAGTTGATCTTGCGATTGAAAGCAGAGAGTCTGTTGTGGGGATCGACCTGGCCGGAGAAGAAGAGGGTTGGCCGTGCGAGATGTTTTCCAGAGAATTCATGAGGGCGAAGGAAGCGGGGCTGAAGATAACCGTTCACGCCGGCGAACTCGGCAGCTCCAGGGACATGAGGGATGCGGTAGAGAAACTTGGTGCCGACAGAATCGGACACGGTCTCAAGGCGGCCGATGACGAGGATCTGATGGATTTCCTCGCAGAGAAAGGCGTCACTCTTGAGCTCTGTCCGACAAGCAACATGGTTACAGGTGCAGCGCGGACTCCGGATGAATATCCGCTGAGGAAATTCATTGGAAAAGGCGTGAAAATAACCATAAATGCAGATGATCCCGAGATTTTCGGCATAACTCTGAGCCATGAATACGAGTTTGCGATTCGCACCCTCGGACTCCTGCCGAATGAGGTCAGCGGGACAATCGGAACCGCTCTTGCTTCTTCTTTTGTGAAAGACGAGGATAAGGCACGAGTCAGAACGAAGATTCTGGCCTGA
- a CDS encoding HEAT repeat domain-containing protein → MSRLIPAALLCLQATTAAGQQGLPMKDLFDRATSGEPKFEGLRKEAREEMVRRKEEALPYLFSKLGTRDATERHAIKDIFLQMGESGIPYLLQGLKLKDWRSLIEVAFIIEEMKEKRGAPALTAIVANDNWRVRQAAISAIGEIGDSSFADVLLPSLSDGNELVRKAGAYALGQLKWKTRPEVLLPLLGDSFYGVRYSASFALSKSGAEETRSLINSFKKKSDKLARYHLIDAIGETQTDDAFAFLISITGDTDPLVRAFAVRMLANYQDKPEAMDAIKKLALEKDLVVRSEALTALQKAGPEE, encoded by the coding sequence TTGAGCCGTCTGATTCCCGCCGCGCTCCTGTGTCTCCAGGCGACTACTGCTGCAGGTCAGCAGGGACTGCCGATGAAAGACCTCTTCGACAGGGCCACCTCAGGCGAGCCCAAGTTTGAGGGTCTGAGGAAAGAAGCAAGAGAAGAGATGGTGAGAAGAAAAGAGGAAGCTCTCCCCTATCTCTTCTCGAAGCTCGGGACGCGAGATGCGACAGAGCGCCACGCGATAAAGGATATTTTTCTCCAAATGGGGGAAAGCGGTATCCCTTATCTGCTTCAGGGCCTCAAGCTCAAGGATTGGAGATCGCTCATAGAGGTGGCATTCATCATTGAAGAAATGAAAGAGAAACGGGGTGCGCCGGCGCTCACCGCCATCGTTGCAAATGATAACTGGCGCGTAAGGCAGGCAGCCATATCTGCGATCGGTGAAATCGGGGATTCATCGTTTGCTGACGTACTTCTCCCTTCGCTATCTGACGGTAATGAGCTCGTGCGAAAGGCAGGAGCATATGCGCTCGGGCAGCTGAAGTGGAAGACCAGGCCTGAGGTACTCCTCCCTTTGCTTGGAGATAGTTTCTACGGCGTCAGGTATTCAGCATCCTTTGCGCTATCGAAATCCGGAGCCGAAGAGACAAGAAGCCTGATCAATTCCTTCAAGAAGAAGTCCGACAAGCTTGCGAGATACCATCTGATAGATGCCATAGGAGAGACTCAGACTGATGATGCCTTCGCCTTCCTCATCTCTATCACGGGAGATACCGACCCGTTGGTGAGGGCTTTCGCTGTGAGAATGCTGGCTAACTATCAGGACAAGCCTGAGGCGATGGATGCGATCAAGAAGCTCGCCCTGGAGAAAGATCTCGTTGTCCGGTCCGAAGCGCTGACTGCTCTTCAGAAGGCCGGTCCGGAAGAATAG
- a CDS encoding MoaD/ThiS family protein, with translation MKVKISFGESVAGIVGQTELEIDFEGGTLEDLLRKLGEKNPRIAEEILSEQDIPCTLSVNDEVVIDLSLKINDGDRVYMFLPVAGG, from the coding sequence GTGAAGGTGAAAATCTCTTTTGGCGAAAGTGTGGCCGGCATCGTGGGTCAGACTGAGCTCGAGATTGATTTCGAAGGCGGGACTCTTGAGGATCTCTTGCGGAAGCTCGGGGAGAAGAATCCGAGAATCGCGGAGGAGATTCTGTCAGAGCAAGACATACCGTGCACGCTAAGCGTGAACGATGAGGTTGTCATTGACCTCAGCCTGAAGATCAACGACGGCGACCGCGTATATATGTTTCTTCCGGTTGCAGGGGGATAA
- a CDS encoding methylmalonyl-CoA mutase family protein — protein sequence MNDEISTRKKDWQRKPGLSEQGPRLTSSGIPVEPLYCPRDDETSYYAAKLGLPGTPPYTRGIHPTMYRGKLWTMRQYAGFGDALETNKRLKLLLEHGQTGLSIAFDLPTQMGYDSDNPIAAGEVGRVGVAIDSLEDMQILFDGIPLDKVSTSMTINATAPMILAMYVACAEKQGVPAKKLAGTVQNDILKEYVARGTYIFPPEESLRLTIDLFSFCQKEMPLWNMISVSGYHIREAGATAVQELAFTFGDAIAYLEAARRAGLDIDRISQRISFFFACHNDFFEEISKFRAARRIWFTIMKKRFGAQDESSKLRFHTQTGGSTLTRQQAEINIVRVALQALAAVLGGTQSLHTNSFDEAISLPSELAVRVALRTQQILAEETGIASVVDPAGGSYYVEALTDEIEKQVMEYLEKIDAIGGMLRAIETGFVQREIHKSAYAAQKAIETGEKTIVGVNKFKMEEEEKVRFKPPEASEKSQIERLNAFKKSRNEASAKESLAELKKAIGKKQNPIPQMVSAVKAGVTLGEMRDVLSSAFGEYKGQAFL from the coding sequence TTGAACGACGAAATCTCGACGAGAAAAAAGGATTGGCAAAGAAAACCCGGACTCTCTGAGCAGGGACCTCGTTTGACCTCGTCAGGCATTCCCGTCGAACCGCTCTATTGCCCCCGGGATGATGAAACCAGCTATTATGCTGCCAAACTCGGTCTCCCGGGAACTCCGCCGTACACGAGAGGAATCCATCCCACAATGTATCGCGGCAAACTGTGGACGATGAGACAGTATGCCGGATTCGGCGATGCCCTTGAAACAAACAAACGGCTCAAGCTCCTTCTCGAACATGGTCAGACGGGTTTGAGCATTGCGTTTGACCTCCCTACCCAGATGGGATACGACTCCGACAACCCAATTGCAGCCGGAGAGGTTGGAAGAGTCGGCGTTGCCATTGACTCTCTGGAAGATATGCAGATTCTTTTTGATGGGATCCCACTTGACAAGGTCAGTACCTCGATGACCATAAATGCAACCGCGCCCATGATACTCGCCATGTATGTAGCGTGCGCTGAGAAGCAGGGAGTACCGGCAAAGAAACTCGCCGGAACCGTGCAAAACGACATTCTCAAGGAGTATGTGGCCAGAGGAACTTACATTTTTCCACCCGAGGAGTCTCTCAGACTCACAATCGACCTCTTTTCATTCTGCCAGAAGGAAATGCCGCTGTGGAACATGATCAGCGTAAGCGGCTATCACATACGGGAAGCAGGCGCAACTGCAGTGCAGGAGCTTGCATTCACTTTTGGAGACGCAATCGCCTACCTCGAGGCGGCAAGAAGGGCAGGTCTCGATATAGACAGAATCTCTCAAAGGATCTCCTTCTTTTTTGCATGCCATAATGATTTCTTTGAGGAAATCTCCAAGTTCAGAGCTGCTCGAAGGATCTGGTTTACGATTATGAAAAAGAGATTTGGTGCTCAGGATGAGTCATCCAAGCTGAGGTTTCACACACAGACGGGAGGCTCGACTCTTACCAGACAGCAGGCAGAGATCAACATTGTTCGTGTTGCACTTCAGGCACTTGCCGCGGTCCTGGGAGGAACGCAGTCGCTGCACACAAACTCGTTTGATGAGGCGATATCCCTTCCTTCGGAACTTGCGGTCAGAGTTGCGCTGAGGACACAGCAGATACTGGCTGAGGAAACCGGCATCGCCTCAGTGGTTGATCCGGCTGGCGGCTCCTACTATGTCGAAGCTTTGACAGATGAGATTGAGAAGCAAGTCATGGAGTATCTCGAAAAGATCGACGCGATTGGCGGAATGCTCCGGGCAATCGAAACCGGCTTCGTACAAAGGGAAATCCACAAGAGCGCCTATGCCGCGCAGAAGGCAATTGAGACCGGGGAAAAGACAATCGTTGGCGTGAACAAGTTCAAGATGGAAGAGGAAGAGAAGGTAAGATTCAAGCCGCCCGAGGCGAGTGAAAAGAGCCAGATTGAACGTTTGAATGCTTTCAAGAAGTCAAGAAACGAGGCATCTGCGAAAGAATCCTTGGCCGAGCTCAAGAAAGCTATTGGCAAGAAGCAGAACCCGATTCCTCAGATGGTGAGTGCGGTCAAGGCCGGCGTCACACTCGGAGAAATGCGAGACGTACTTAGCTCCGCGTTTGGCGAATACAAGGGCCAGGCATTTCTGTAA